A window of Nonomuraea angiospora genomic DNA:
TCAGCAGGCGCCCGTTCTCGATGAAGAGCTCTCCGTCCACCAGCACGGTGGGCCGGTCGACCTGGCAGTCGCAGTGCGCGAAACCCGGGCCCGTCGTGACCGGCCGCCCGTCGGTCAGGCCGTCGATGCCGCAGTAGAAGGCCCCGGCGTGCTTCTCCCGCTCGAACTGGTTGCCCCCGGCCACCCGCACCTTCGGGTTGAGCCCGATGAGGCCGTGGCGCATGTAGAAGCCGCCGGGCGCGTAACGCCGCAGCTGCTCGGCCGCCGCCCCGCCCTCGATCTTGCGTACGAGGTTGCCCTCCAGGGTGATGCGCAGAGACTCCTCCGGCACGCCGGTGACCGTGCTGTCCTCGATCATGAGGACGCCCTCGGTGTCGGCCGGCCAGAAGTTGGCGCCCCCGTACGGGAAGGGCCGCCAGTCCCCGGGCCGCATCGCGCCGGGGTCCGGGTCGAACGTCAGCCCCGAGAACGTCACGTCCGTCCCCCGCGCGGACGTCACCCGGATCGAGCGGGCGCCCGACATCTGCCGCAGCGTCCGGCGCAGCAGCGCGTAGAAGACCTCGGCGGGCAGCCGCCCCCCGGTGAGCAGCGCCCCCGCGGTGGCCGTCATGTGCAGGGACAGGAAACGGGAGGAGCGCGACTTGATCTGGTCGAAGAAGAGCGGCGCCGTGTGCACCTCGCCCCACCAGGTGCCGCTGATCACCAGGTCGGCCTCGCGGAAGGCGGCCGTCTCGATGTGCAGCGACGCCTCCCTGTCCCACCCGCCGGGACTGAACGGCGGCACGGACAGGATGCGCACGTCGGCGTCCCGGTAGGCCACGGCCGCCGCGATGGCCTGGACGACGACCGGATCGACGGTGTGCTCCATGAGCAGCAGCACGCGCTCGCCCGCCCGGAGCCCGGTGTAGTCCAGCAGGTTCCGGACGCCGGGCATCAGCTCCACGATCGAGTACGGTCCCACGGCCGGCTCGGTGGCATAGCTGAACGGCGAGCCGGCGTACGGATTGATCGTCATCGCGTGCTCCCTGCGGGACGTCAGGCCAATGCCTGCACCCCTACCCGTCACGGAGCGAAATCACACGATTACGGAACCCAGCGGCGGAACCCTCCCTCGGAGTTGATCACCTGCCCGGTGATCCAGGCGGCCTCGTCCGAGGCGAGCCAGCGCACCACCCTGGCCACCTCCTCCGGCCGCCCCCAGCGCCCGGCCGGGAGCGAGCGGCCGACCCGCCGCGCGAGCTCGGGACCGGCCCAGCCCGTGTCGACCGGGCCCGGATTGACGGTGTTGACGGTGATGCCCCGGTCCGCGAGCGCGTCGGCCAGGCTGAGCGTCATCTGCTGGATCGCGCCCTTGCTGATCGCGTACGGCAGCTCGTCCGGCATCGGGGCCAGGTGCTGGCCCGAGGTGAACAGGATCACCCTGCCGCCGGGCCTCCGGTCGTCGTGCTGGGCCGCGAACGCCTGCGTCAGCAGCGCGCTGGCGCGGGCGTTCACCGCCCACGACAGGTCCAGCTCGGCGGCCGTCAGGTCCGCCAGCGACTGCCGGACGCTGCGGGCGTGGTTGGCCACGAGCACGTCCACGTGCCCGAACCTGCCGACCGCCTGCTCCATCACCCACGCCGGCGCCGCCGGGTCCGCGAAGTCGGCCTCCACGTGGTGCAGCCGGTCGCCGACGCCGCCCAGCGACTCCAGCACGCCGTCCATGCCCGCGGGGTCGCTGCCCCACGGCTGCTCGGCGTCGTGCGGGGTCCACGACTGCACCAGCACCTTCGCGCCCGTCGCCAGCAGCTCCCGCGCGATGGCGTAGCCGATCCCGATCCGCCTGCTCACGCCGGTCACCACGGCGACCCTCGTCTCGGACATCATCCGATCATCGTCGCCGACCGCTCGCGGGGCGTCGAAGGGTTTTCCGCTTAGAGGAGCTTCTCGATGGCGGACGTGACCGCGGGGTCGTCCGGGGTGGTGCGGGGACGGAAGCGGGCCACGACGCCGCCCTCCCGGTCCACCAGGAACTTCTCGAAGTTCCACTGCACGTCGCCCGCCTCGCCCTGCTCGTCGGCGGTCCGCGTCAGCTCCTCGTAGAGCGGGTGCCGGCCGGGGCCGTTGACGTCGGCCTTCTCCAGGAGCGGGAAGTCCACCCCGTACGTCGCCGAGCAGAACGCCTGGATCTCCTCGGCCGTGCCCGGCTCCTGGCCGGCGAACTGGTTGCAGGGCATGCCGACCACCGTGAAGCCGCGTGGCCCGTACTGCTCCTGGAGCTTGACCAGGGCGCCGTACTGCGGGGTGAGGCCGCATCGCGAGGCCACGTTGACGACGAGGACGGCCTTGCCGGCCGCCAGCTCCCCGAAGGTGGTGGGGGCGTCGTCGAGGGTGCGGAGCTGGATGTCAGTGAGGCTCATGAACCGCACCCTACGCCTCCGGAACACGATTCGGTCTCGCGCCCTCCCCGCCGGGCGGCTGTTAGGATCGCGGCGGCGCGAGTGCGCCTGATCGCTCCGGGACGAGGGAGGTTGATGAATATGGCTGCCAGCGGCCGTCGTCAGCATGCCCTTCTCCGGTCCGCGCGAGCCTAGAGCGCGGTCCGGTCGTATCGAACGACCTGGAGTCACAAGTGTCTTCCTTCTTCTCGGTGGCCGGCACCGACCTGACCACCGACCGCCTCGTCCTGCGGTCCTGGACCCTCCGTGAAGCCGGCGCCGTCCTGCACGGCCCCCGGTCCGCGCACTGGGCCGAGGACTTCCCCGCCGAGGGCGACCACGTCATCGCCGGCCTGTTCGCCGAGCACCCGGGGTGGCTGGGCGAGTACGGCCACCGCCAGATCATCGAGCGCGACGGCGGTCTCGTGGTCGGCTCGATCGGCCTGTTCTGGCCGCCCGCCGACGGCACCCTGGAGATCGGGTACGGCATCGTGGCCTCCCGCCGGGGCCGCGGCTACGCTCCCGAGGCGACGCGCGCGCTGACGGAGTTCGCCCTCGGGGCGCCGGGCGTGCACACGGTGTGCGCCGGCGTCGAACTGTCCAACCCGGCCTCGATCAGGGTCCTGGAGAAGGCCGGCTTCCAGCGGTCGCACACGGACGCCGAGGCGAACACGGCCCGGTACGTGACCACGTCACCGGCCCGGCGGTAACGACCCGACGGGATCGGCGGCACCCCACCGCCGATCCCCCGGCCCGGCCACCGGCCCAAGGCGCGAGGCGCGCGGCGGGGAAGGGCGTGCTTACCCGCAGGTCGCGCCCGGCCAAACCCCATAGTTGGTCGCGGTTTGCGGCAAGGGCCGTTCAGCCGGACGGCGGGGCGGGCAACGCCGGGTCTGCGAGAGGGACTTTTATCCGCAACGCTCACGCAAACACCTCGCCACCGCGTGTCGAGATGTATGACCCACGGTGACCGAACGTAATAGGAATCGTGCTAGAGGACACGTCGCGGCGCCCTTCGGGCCGCCCAGCGGGATCGGGCGGTACCGATTCCCGGAGGGCCGCGCGGACCCTCCGCGTCCGAGCCACGGACGCGGACCGGCAGGGGCGCCCGATGCAAAGTGCGCCTGTCCGCACGCGACCCGACAGCAAGGATCGAGTTGGACAGCAAACGCGCGCTCATGAGTATCACCGCGTTCACCGCGTGCACCACCTTCACCACGATCGGGACGCCCGCGGCCTGGGCCGACCGCCCGCCTGTAGTGCGGATGGGGACCTGGGGCGACCGCCCGCCGGTGGTGCGGATGGGGACCTGGGGCGCTCGCCCGCCCTTGGTGCGCATCGGGACGTGGACGACGAAGGCGCGGCCCAGGGTGGCGGTGGCCACGCCCAACAGGAACAAGAGGATCGCGCTGGGCCAGGTGGTCCAGCGATCGTGGAACCTGCAGGAGTTCCGCTGCCTGGACAATCTCTGGACCAGGGAGAGCAACTGGAACCATCACGCAATCAACCGCTCGTCCGGCGCGTACGGCATCCCGCAGGCGCTGCCCGCGGGCAAGATGCGCGGCGCCGGCCGCGACTGGAAGTCCAACCCGGAGACGCAGATCCGGTGGGGACTGTCCTACATCAAGGGGAGGTACGGCAGGCCGTGCGGGGCCTGGGGACATTGGAGATCGCACAACTGGTACTAGCCGCCGAAGGCGGGCGAGGGCACCCGGGGCTCACCGGGTGCCCTCCCTGCGCGCCACGTGCACCTCGATCGCCTGGATGAGCAGCTCCAGCCCGAACTCGAACTCCGCCTCGTGATCGCACTGGTCCAGCAGCGGCGCCAGTGAGTGGACCTCGGGGAACAGCGCGGGATCGACGCCCTCGGCCTTGACCAGCCGGTTGTGGACGGGCGCGAACGTCGGCGTCACCCCCACCTCCCGCAGCAGCGAGCCCACGATGTACGCGATGAACATCCGCAGCATCCTGACCGCGTCCGCCCCGTCGAACCCGGCACCGCGCAGCGTGGCCAGCGCCCGCTCGACCGGCAGCAGCCCGGCCGTGGAGTGGAGCTGGCGGCTGACGACCACCATGGTCGAGCGCGGGTGGTCGTGGGCGATCTGGCGGAACGCCCGAGCCTGCATGCGCACCCGCTCGGTCCAGTGCGCGCCCGGGTCGTCGGTGAACTCGATCTCGCTCAGCACCGCCTCGGCCACCCCGTCGAGCAGGGCGTCCTTGTTGGGCACGTGGTTGTAGAGGGACATCACACCGACGCCGAGCTCGGCCGCGATGCGCCGCATGGAGACCGCGTCGGCGCCCTCGCGCTCTATGAGGTCGATGGCCGTGGCGACGATGCGGCCCCGCGAGAGTGGCTCCGTAGGCATACCTCATTCTATTGACGTACGTACGGTGTACGTGGAACTCTCGGAAGGCGGACGTACGGTGTACGTAACCCCCTCGGGAGGTCCCATGTCGACCCACGATCTCTACACCATCCCCGCCGAGCTCTCCACGTGGAACGTCGAGATGGCCGGGGCGAGCCGATTCACCTGGGAGTACGACGACGGCCGGGACCGCATGCTGGCGCTGTACCAGAAGGGCAAGGACAAGCAGTGGGACTCGACCAAGCGCATCGACTGGGACCTCGAGGTCGATCCGTACGACGTGCTGGGCGTCCCCGACCAGACCATCGCGATCCACGGCACCCCGCTCTGGGAGCGGATGAGCGAGCGGACCCGTAACGAGGTGCGGCGGCACGGCGCGGCGTGGCAGTTCTCCCAGTTCCTGCACGGCGAGCAGGGCGCGATGATCTGCTCGGCCAGGATCGTGGAGTCGGTCCCCGACCTCGACTCGAAGTTCTACGCCGCCACCCAGACGATGGACGAGGCGCGCCACGCCGAGACGTACGCGCGCTTCCTCCAGGAGAAGGTGGGCCTGGCGTACCCGATCAACGAGCACCTCAAGGCCCTGCTCGACAGCACGCTGAGCGACTCCCGCTGGGACATGCCCTACCTCGGCATGCAGGTGCTCATCGAGGGGTTGGCGCTGGCGGCGTTCGGGGTGATGCGCGACATCACGACCAAGCCGCTGCCCAAGCAGATCCTCGCGTACGTGATGCAGGACGAGGCCAGGCACGTGGCCTTCGGCCGGATGGCGCTGCGCGACTACTACCGGAGCCTGTCGGAGAGCGAGCTGCGCGAGCGCGAGGACTTCGTCATCGAGGGCTGCTACCTCATGCGCGACCGGCTGCGCGGCAGGGAGACCTGGGAGAACCTGGGCCTGTCCAAGGCCGAGGTCGACGAGGCCATGGAGGCCACCGACCACTCCGAATACCTGCGGCTGTTCAGGTCGCTGCTGTTCAGCCGGATCGTGCCGTGCGTCAAGGACATCGGGCTGTGGAGCCCGCGGCTGCGGCAGGCGTACGCGGAGATGGGCGTGCTGGAGATGGCGGGCCAGTCCCTGGACGCCCTGATGCGCCAGGACGAGGACATCGCCGACAGGCTCGACGCCGAGCGCTTCGCCCAGGAGGAGGCCGAACGGCACGCCGAGGTGGCCGAGACGGTCGAGCTCGGCAAGTCCTAGAGCCGCGTCGCGTCGGGTGCGGGCGAGCTCTGCGGCAGGCGCAGGATCATCCGGGCCCCGGGGCCGTCCCCGATCTCCAGCGTCCCGCCGTGGGCCTTGGCGATGTCGCGGGCGATCGGCAGCCCCAGCCCGGTGCCCCCGGTGTCCCGCGACCGGGTGTGGTCGAGGCGGGTGAACCGCTCGAACACCCGGTCGCGCATCTCCGCCGGGATGCCCGGCCCGTCGTCCAGCACCTCCACCACGGCCTGGTCGGCCCACCCCCGCACGGAGATCCACACCCGGGAGTCGCCGTACCGGTCGGCGTTGGACAGCAGGTTCGTCAGCAGCCGGGCGAGCCGGAGCCGGTTGCCGCGGACGAAGAGCCCCGGCTCCACGTCCATCGTCAGCGGCAGCCGGCAGGACTGCCGCGAGACCTCCTCCTCGACCAGCTTCCCCAGTTCGATCCGCTCCTGCGCGGGCTGTACCCCCGCGTCCAATCGGGCCATCAGGAGCAGGTCGTGGACGATGTCCGACAGCCGCTCGGCGTCCTTGATCGCCGCCCGCCACTCGTCTTCGTGCGGGTCGGCGAGCCCCGCCTCCAGCCGGACCAGGAGCCCGGTGATCGGCGTGCGCAGCTCGTGGGAGGCGTCGGAGACGAAGCGCTGGTGCCGGGCCACGGCGTCCTCCAGCCGCTCCAGGGTCTCGTTGACCGTGGCGGCCAGCTCGGCGACCTCGTCCTGCGTGTCGGGCACGTCGATGCGCCGGCTCAGGTCCTGGGCGCTGAAGCGGGCCAGCCCCGACCTGATCCGCTCCACGGGGGCCAGCACCCGGCCGACCCCGTACCAGGCCCCCCATCCCGTCAGCGCCACCAGCACCACTCCGAAGGCGCTCAGCAGCACGGGCAGGAACGGCGAGCTCAGCAGGAACGGCTCCCGCAGGGCCGCGTAGGCGACGACGGACCCGTACGCGCTGGCGGGGTTGCTGGTCCCCACGACGACCATGCACCTGCCGGGACACACCCGGGTCTGGACCCGCAGGTCGCCCGCCTCGGGCCAGGCCCGGGTGAGCGCCGGCTGGCCGGCGAGTCCGGTGCTGGCGGCCAGCACGTGGCCGTCGGAGTTCACGATCTGGAGGAGGTAGGCGCCCTTCAGCGGCGGGATGGGGCCGCTGAACCGGTGCTCGGTGATGGCCAGGGACAGGTGCCTGCTGGCGTCGTCAGCCGTCTGGACGAGGTCCGCCCGCGCCCGCACGGGGTAGGTCAGGGAGATCGCCAGAATCCCCAGAAGGACGACGGCCCCGAAGACCACCACCGTCGCGATGGTCATCCGGGCCCTGATCGAGCGGCCGAACACCATGGTCGTACTCTGTCACGGAGAGTACAAATCGCAGGTAAAACGGCATATTTGCTCAGCCGTGGAAACGGCGGTGCAGCTCGTGAACCTCCTCGGCCAGCTCCGGCACCGGACCCTCGACCACCACCCCGGGCGCGACCTCGTTGATCGGGAGCGTGCGTACGGGCGGCTGCGGCACGCCGAGCTCCGACAGCCACGCGGCGAGCTGCTCCGAGGAGGACACGTACACGATGCGGCCGAGCCCGACCCACGCGTGGGCGGCGGCGCACATCGGGCAGTGCTCGCCGGAGGTGTAGACGGTGGCGGCCGCCCGCTCCTCGGGTGTCAGGTGCGCCGCCGACCAGCGGGCCAGCGCGAACTCCGGATGCTGCGTGTTGTCGCCGGCGGCCACCCGGTTGTGGTCCTCGGCCAGCACGGCCCCGTCGCCGGAGACCAGCACCGATCCGAACGGCTCGTCGCCCACCTCCAGCGCCCTGGTGGCCAGCTCGACGCAGCGGCGCAGGTGCGGCATCTCCGATTCAGCGATCATGAGTCCAACATCCTAGACGGCCACCGAGCAGGGCGAAGAACATACCCCAACAGATCACAACAAAAGTAACGGTCGGCCGAATGTGCAAGATCTTTCACTGTTTCCGCACGTCACGTACAGAAACCGCACTCTTCGGGCTACTGAAAATCGGTTGAACCCTCGTATTAGCCTAGAAGGGATGCCTCCCGATACGCACATACCTCAACGTCCCCTGCTCTCCTCCAACTCCCTGTGGCGGATGAAGTCCTACCTCCGCCCCTACGTCGTCAGATTGGTGTTCATCTGGCTGGCGGCGATCGTCGGCATCGCGGCCGGCATCGCGCTCCCGCTCATCAGCGAGAAGGTCATCGACGGTCCCGTGGCCCACGGGGACTCCGGCGCGCTGCTCCCCCTCGGGCTGCTCGCGATCGGCGTCGGCGTCGTCGAGGCCCTGCTGATCCTGCTGCGGCGGTGGGCCCAGGTGAAGCCGGTGCTCGGCCTGGAGACCGCGATCCGCGACGACCTCTACGAGCACCTGCAGCGGCTGCCCATGGGCTTCCACGGCGACTGGCAGTCCGGCCAGCTGTTATCCCGGGCCACGACCGACCTGTCGACCATCCGGCGCTTCCTCGGCTTCGGCATGCTCTTCCTGGTCATGAACATCCTGCAGCTGATCACCGTGACCGTGCTGCTGCTGAACAAGTACTGGCCGCTCGGGCTGCTGGTGCTGGCCTCGGCCGTGCCGATCGTGTGGCTGTCGCTGCGGTTCGAGAAGCGCTACATCAAGACCTCCCGCCAGGTGCAGGACGAGCAGGGCGACCTCGCCACGCTCGTCGAGGAGTCCGCCCTCGGCATCCGCACGATCAAGGCCTTCGGCCGCCGCCACTACGTCTTCGACCGCTACGACGAGGGCGCGCTCAAGGTCTACGGCACCTCCATGGACAAGGCCAGGCTGCTGGCCAAGTTCTTCGCCTTCCTCGAGATCATCCCCAACATCACGCTGGCCCTGGTGCTGCTGCTGGGCGCGCTGGCCGTCGGCACGGGCTCGCTGACGCTGGGCGCGCTGGTCGCGTTCACCACGCTGATGCTCCAGCTCGTCTGGCCGATCGCGAGCCTGGGCTACATCCTGGCCATGGCCCAGGAGGCCATGACCTCCGCCGACCGCCTCATGGAGGTCATGGACACCGTGCCCGCCATCGAGGGCGGCACGCGGACCATCGACACGCCCCGCGGCCACCTGCGCTTCGAGGGCGTCGGGTTCCGCTTCCACGACTCCGAGGAGCCGGTGCTGCGCGACGTCTGGCTGGACGTGCGCCCCGGCGAGACGGTGGCCGTCGTGGGCGCCACCGGCTCCGGCAAGACCACGCTGACCGCCCTGGTGCCGCGGCTGATCGACCCCACCGAGGGCCGCGTCACGATCGACGGGCACGACGTGCGCGACCTGGAGCTGACCAGCCTCCGCTCCGTGGTGGCCACGGCGTTCGAGGAGCCGACGCTGTTCTCGATGAGCGTGCGGGAGAACCTCACGCTCGGCCGGCTCGACGCCACCGAGGAGGAGCTGGCCGAGGCGATCCGGACCGCGCAGGCCATGTTCGTGTACGACCTGCCGTGGGGCCTCGACACCCGCATCGGCGAGCAGGGCCTGTCCCTGTCCGGCGGCCAGCGGCAGCGCCTGGCCCTGGCGCGGGCCGTGCTGAGCAATCCGCGGATCCTCGTGCTCGACGACACCCTCTCCGCGCTCGACGTGGAGACCGAGGCGCTCGTGGAGGAGGCGCTGCGGCACGTGCTGCGTGACGCGACCGGCATCGTGGTCGCCCACCGCGCCTCGACCGTGCTGCTGGCCGACAAGGTGGCGCTGCTGCGGGGCGGCACGATCACGCACGTCGGGCAGCACCACGAGCTGCTGGCCGAAGTGCCCGAATACCGCGAGCTGCTGGCCCAGGACGCCGACTTCGACGACGCCGCGGAAGGAGCGCTGCGATGACCACGACCACCACGGCGTCCTGGCGGGGCGTGGCCTCAGAGGACCAGGACGAGCTGCCGGAGAAGGTGTCCGTCCTGCTCCGGGATCGTTCCCGGCGGCTGCTCGGCGCGCTGCTCAAGCCGTACCGGAAGAAGATCGGGCTGCTCGTCGCGATCATCGTCGTCTCCAACGCGGCCGGGCTCTCGATCCCCTTCCTGGTCTCCATCGGGATCGACGAGGGCATCCCGCCGATCACGCGCGGGGACGGCACCTCCGTCCTGCTGACCGTGGTCGGGGTGATCCTGGCCGCGGCGATCACGCAGGCGATCACACGGCGGGCGTTCCTGATCCTGTCGGGCCAGATCGGCCAGGGCACCCTGCTCGAACTGCGCAGGAGGGTGTTCGACCACTTCCAGCGCCTGTCGCTGAGCTTCCACGAGCAGTACACCTCGGGGCGGGTCATCTCGCGGCTGACCTCGGACATCGAGGCCATCGCCGAGCTGCTCCAGTCGGGGTTCGACGCGCTGGTCAAGGCCGTGCTGACCATGGTCGGCACTGCCGTGCTGCTGCTGGTGCTGGACGTGCACCTGGGCCTGCTGGCGCTCGTCCCGCTGCCGTTCCTGCTGCTGTTCACCCGGTGGTTCCGGCGGCAGTCGGCGATCGTCTACCGGCGTACGCGGGAGACGGTGGCGCTGGTGATCGTGCACTTCGTGGAGTCGATGACCGGCATCCGCGCGGTGCAGGCCTTCCGCAGGGAGCCGCGCAACCAGGAGATCTTCGAGCAGCTCAACGACGACTACCGGGGCGCGAACGCGCGCAGCATGCAGCTCGGCGCGACGTTCATGACCGGGATCAAGCTGATCGGCAACCTGACGATCGGCGGCGTGCTGCTGTACGGCGGCTGGCTGGCGCTGCAGGGCGAGGTCAAGGTCGGCGTGCTGGCCGCCTTCCTGCTCTACCTGCGCCAGTTCTACGAGCCGATGCAGGAGGTCAGCCAGTTCTACAACACCCTGCAGTCGGCCGGCGCGGCGCTGGAGAAGCTGTCGGGCGTGCTGGAGGAGGAGCCCTCCGTGCCCGAGCCGCGCGAGCCGGCCAGGCTCCCGGACGGCAGGGCGCGCGGCAAGGTGCGCTTCGAGGGCGTCAGGTTCGCCTACGTCGAGGAGATGCCGATCCTGCCCCGGCTCGACCTGACCGTCCCGGCCGGGCAGACGGTGGCGCTGGTCGGGGCGACGGGCGCGGGCAAGACGACGCTGGCCAAGCTGATCTCCCGCTTCTACGACCCGACCGACGGCCGCGTGCTGCTCGACGGCGTCGATCTGCGCACGCTGGACGAGCCGACCCTGCGCCAGGCCGTGGTCATGGTGACGCAGGAGAACTTCCTGTTCAGCGGTACGGTCGCCGACAACATCAGGTTCGGCCGGCCCGACGCCACCGACCGGGAGGTGCGCGAGGCGGCCAAGGCCATCGGGGCGCACGAGTTCGTCTCGAGCCTGCCCGACGGCTACGACACCGAGGTGGGCAAGCGCGGCGGCCGGATGTCGGCCGGGCAGCGCCAGCTCGTCGCGTTCGCCAGGGCGTTCCTCGCCGATCCCGCCGTGCTGATCCTCGACGAGGCCACCTCCAGCCTCGACGTGCCCAGCGAACGGCTGGTGCAGCGCGCGCTGCGCACCATCCTGGCCGACCGGACCGCGCTGATCATCGCGCACCGCCTCTCGACGGTGGAGATCGCCGACCGGGTGCTGGTGATGGACCGCGGCGAGATCGTCGAGGACGGTCCGCCGGACCGGCTCATCGCGGCCTCGGGTCGCTACGCCGGGCTGCACCAGGCGTGGCTGGAGAGCCTCAGCTAGCTCTCTAGTGGTGGTGCGCCATGGCGACGGCGTTCGCGTACAGCTCGTACCCGACGAACAGCGCCAGGGGCACCCCGAGAGCGATCAGCAGCCTGCCGGGCAGGTGGGTCCGCGGCGCGGACACCCTGCCCGGCTCCGGCACCGCCGCGGCGAGGACCGGCTCGGGCTCCGGATCGGAGCCGGGCACGAGCTCGGGATGCCGCGCCAGGTATCCCCTGGGGAACGAGGTCACGCGGTACGCGCCGCAGTGCGGGCAGCAGGTGCCCGACCAGGGCGGCGGCACGGTCACTCCCGCGCTGAGCCAGAGATCCACCTCGTTGCCGTGCACGTCTGTGAGATGTCTGACGACGAAGTTCTCTTCCCAGACGTGTAAGCAGCGAAGGCATTCGAAAGGCCACGTCTCGCGGGTGTCGAATCCTTCGGTCACTGGGACCACCCCCCGGCTCCTGATCGCCGTCGATCCCGAGTGTCCGCCTGGCTGGGCACTTCCGCAAGACGGGCCTTATGACACTTGCCGCTACGAAATGCTCACCAAGCGTCAGGTTAGTCGTTCATGGTGGGGCCGGGGTTGCCCCCTGCCTGAGACGACGCGTTCGGCGGCATCGAGATAGTGCGGGCTGGGGACCGGGCTGAGCAGCGGAGTCGCGTCCGGCGCGGGGGGCTCCGCGGGCGGGATCAGCTCCGGATGTCGCGACAGGTAACCGTCCGGGAAGGTCGTGGCCTGCTGACAGCCGCACCTCGGGCACATGACGCCCCCCGGTGACGGCGGCAGCACGGGGAGCCCGGCCTGCAACCAGATCTCCCGCTCGTTTCCGTGACGGTCGTCGATGCGCCTGACGAGGTACTCCTCTTCCCAGACGTGCCAGCAACGGCGGCACTCGAAAGGCACGATCCTGTGTACTTCTTCCAACGAGGTCACCCCCTTACCTCCGAGTGTGTGCCTCCTTCTCCGGATCTGGCAACCGCGCTTACCGGATCGCCAGGACGAAGGTGATGGCGCCGGCCACCACGCACATGGTGCCGAGCCAGGCGAACAGCACGTCGGGCCCGGGGTTCAGCGGCTTGCCGCCGTGCAGGGCCTCCTGAACACGGCGGAACCGCACCCCGGTCCTGATCAGCAGCACCGCCCCGCAGAGCGCGGCCAGCGCGAACGCCACCACCGAGGGCACGGGCAGGCCGTGCCTGAGGGACAACCCGGCCGCGCCGAGCCCGCCGGTGGCCAGCGCCACGGCGGTGCGCACCCAGGCCAGCCGGGTGCGCTCGCTCTGCAGCCCCTCGTCCCAGATCTCCTTCTCCGGAGGCACCTGATCCGGCCTCGGGCTCAGGCGGCCAGGATGATCAGCACGAGGGCGATCACCGCCACGGCCGCCACGCCGTACCCGAAGACCGCCGCGAGCGCGGGCGGCGGCAGCGGCGCCTGCTGGCGCAGGGCGCGCTGGATGTTGCGCCAGCGCGGGTACGCCATCCCCGCCGCCAGCGCCGACAGCGTCACCAGCACCACGGCCAGCGCGGTACGGATCCACGGCACGAACACGTGCTCGGGCACCGCCGCCATCGCCACCCCACCCGCGCTGAGCGCCAGCGCCGTGCTCAGCCAGGTGAGGAAGGTTCGTTCATTGGCCAAGGTGAAACGCGGGTCGGGTTC
This region includes:
- a CDS encoding sensor histidine kinase — translated: MVFGRSIRARMTIATVVVFGAVVLLGILAISLTYPVRARADLVQTADDASRHLSLAITEHRFSGPIPPLKGAYLLQIVNSDGHVLAASTGLAGQPALTRAWPEAGDLRVQTRVCPGRCMVVVGTSNPASAYGSVVAYAALREPFLLSSPFLPVLLSAFGVVLVALTGWGAWYGVGRVLAPVERIRSGLARFSAQDLSRRIDVPDTQDEVAELAATVNETLERLEDAVARHQRFVSDASHELRTPITGLLVRLEAGLADPHEDEWRAAIKDAERLSDIVHDLLLMARLDAGVQPAQERIELGKLVEEEVSRQSCRLPLTMDVEPGLFVRGNRLRLARLLTNLLSNADRYGDSRVWISVRGWADQAVVEVLDDGPGIPAEMRDRVFERFTRLDHTRSRDTGGTGLGLPIARDIAKAHGGTLEIGDGPGARMILRLPQSSPAPDATRL
- a CDS encoding nucleoside deaminase, encoding MIAESEMPHLRRCVELATRALEVGDEPFGSVLVSGDGAVLAEDHNRVAAGDNTQHPEFALARWSAAHLTPEERAAATVYTSGEHCPMCAAAHAWVGLGRIVYVSSSEQLAAWLSELGVPQPPVRTLPINEVAPGVVVEGPVPELAEEVHELHRRFHG
- a CDS encoding SDR family oxidoreductase, yielding MMSETRVAVVTGVSRRIGIGYAIARELLATGAKVLVQSWTPHDAEQPWGSDPAGMDGVLESLGGVGDRLHHVEADFADPAAPAWVMEQAVGRFGHVDVLVANHARSVRQSLADLTAAELDLSWAVNARASALLTQAFAAQHDDRRPGGRVILFTSGQHLAPMPDELPYAISKGAIQQMTLSLADALADRGITVNTVNPGPVDTGWAGPELARRVGRSLPAGRWGRPEEVARVVRWLASDEAAWITGQVINSEGGFRRWVP
- a CDS encoding ferritin-like domain-containing protein, coding for MSTHDLYTIPAELSTWNVEMAGASRFTWEYDDGRDRMLALYQKGKDKQWDSTKRIDWDLEVDPYDVLGVPDQTIAIHGTPLWERMSERTRNEVRRHGAAWQFSQFLHGEQGAMICSARIVESVPDLDSKFYAATQTMDEARHAETYARFLQEKVGLAYPINEHLKALLDSTLSDSRWDMPYLGMQVLIEGLALAAFGVMRDITTKPLPKQILAYVMQDEARHVAFGRMALRDYYRSLSESELREREDFVIEGCYLMRDRLRGRETWENLGLSKAEVDEAMEATDHSEYLRLFRSLLFSRIVPCVKDIGLWSPRLRQAYAEMGVLEMAGQSLDALMRQDEDIADRLDAERFAQEEAERHAEVAETVELGKS
- a CDS encoding GNAT family N-acetyltransferase, producing the protein MSSFFSVAGTDLTTDRLVLRSWTLREAGAVLHGPRSAHWAEDFPAEGDHVIAGLFAEHPGWLGEYGHRQIIERDGGLVVGSIGLFWPPADGTLEIGYGIVASRRGRGYAPEATRALTEFALGAPGVHTVCAGVELSNPASIRVLEKAGFQRSHTDAEANTARYVTTSPARR
- a CDS encoding aggregation-promoting factor C-terminal-like domain-containing protein, producing the protein MSITAFTACTTFTTIGTPAAWADRPPVVRMGTWGDRPPVVRMGTWGARPPLVRIGTWTTKARPRVAVATPNRNKRIALGQVVQRSWNLQEFRCLDNLWTRESNWNHHAINRSSGAYGIPQALPAGKMRGAGRDWKSNPETQIRWGLSYIKGRYGRPCGAWGHWRSHNWY
- a CDS encoding TetR/AcrR family transcriptional regulator gives rise to the protein MPTEPLSRGRIVATAIDLIEREGADAVSMRRIAAELGVGVMSLYNHVPNKDALLDGVAEAVLSEIEFTDDPGAHWTERVRMQARAFRQIAHDHPRSTMVVVSRQLHSTAGLLPVERALATLRGAGFDGADAVRMLRMFIAYIVGSLLREVGVTPTFAPVHNRLVKAEGVDPALFPEVHSLAPLLDQCDHEAEFEFGLELLIQAIEVHVARREGTR
- a CDS encoding glutathione peroxidase, giving the protein MSLTDIQLRTLDDAPTTFGELAAGKAVLVVNVASRCGLTPQYGALVKLQEQYGPRGFTVVGMPCNQFAGQEPGTAEEIQAFCSATYGVDFPLLEKADVNGPGRHPLYEELTRTADEQGEAGDVQWNFEKFLVDREGGVVARFRPRTTPDDPAVTSAIEKLL